One genomic segment of Paenibacillus xylanexedens includes these proteins:
- the spoIIIAB gene encoding stage III sporulation protein SpoIIIAB, which translates to MVNMFGAVIILLASTLAGFYKARQYALRPRQLRELIAALQRLMTEINYGLTPLPDAMGKMGAQTKEPVKTLFLHAATQMEPPHGLTARESLQSGVDLAWGRSAMKADEKEVMLQLSFSLGTSDRQDQTKHISLAIQQLMHEESRAQADQMKYERMSRSLGMLVGALIVILIF; encoded by the coding sequence TTGGTTAACATGTTTGGTGCGGTAATTATTCTGTTAGCCAGCACCCTCGCCGGTTTTTACAAGGCCAGACAGTATGCATTAAGACCAAGACAATTGCGAGAACTCATTGCAGCCCTCCAGCGACTAATGACGGAGATTAATTATGGGCTCACTCCGCTTCCCGATGCCATGGGCAAGATGGGAGCACAGACCAAAGAACCTGTAAAGACGCTGTTCCTTCATGCAGCTACACAGATGGAACCTCCTCATGGACTCACTGCCCGGGAAAGTCTACAGTCAGGCGTGGATCTGGCGTGGGGAAGATCGGCCATGAAGGCTGACGAGAAGGAAGTGATGCTGCAATTAAGCTTCAGCCTTGGCACAAGTGACCGTCAGGATCAGACCAAACATATATCGTTAGCCATTCAACAACTAATGCATGAGGAATCCCGTGCCCAGGCCGATCAAATGAAATATGAACGAATGAGCCGAAGCCTCGGGATGCTTGTCGGAGCGTTAATCGTCATTCTGATCTTCTGA
- the spoIIIAE gene encoding stage III sporulation protein AE, with product MLCFLFGILGQVTATSPSGEWMEQQADQLPKDQVEKYWDQLMQQYGGFFPDGKTPSFMDMLIPGNEGFSLKSVFVAIGTFMLHEILYNGKLLVTIVMLSVLSMILETLQTAFEKNNISKIAYSICYMVIIIIAINSFSVAIGYAKDAITGMINFMMAMVPLLFTLLASMGNVITVSVTHPLIIFMIHLVSTLIHLLVFPLLFFSAVLHLVSSLSDKYKLTQLADLLRNISVALLGILLTMFLGVISVQGASGSVADGVSLKAAKYIAGNFVPVVGRTFADATDTVITASLLVKNAIGLTGVIIILFLCAFPALKILALALIYNVTGAIMQPLGDTPIVGCLQAIGKSMIYVFAALAAVGLMFFLAITILLTAGNLTVMMR from the coding sequence ATGCTCTGTTTTCTGTTTGGTATCCTGGGACAGGTTACTGCAACCTCGCCTTCCGGTGAGTGGATGGAGCAGCAGGCCGATCAGCTTCCCAAGGATCAGGTGGAGAAATACTGGGATCAACTGATGCAACAATACGGTGGTTTCTTCCCGGATGGGAAGACCCCTTCCTTCATGGATATGTTAATCCCCGGCAATGAAGGGTTCAGCCTGAAATCGGTGTTTGTAGCGATAGGAACCTTCATGCTGCATGAAATTTTATATAATGGCAAACTTCTGGTCACGATTGTGATGTTAAGTGTACTCAGCATGATTCTGGAGACTCTTCAGACCGCATTTGAGAAAAATAATATTAGCAAAATCGCCTATTCCATCTGTTATATGGTCATCATCATTATTGCGATCAACAGCTTCAGTGTGGCGATTGGATACGCCAAGGATGCCATAACCGGCATGATCAACTTCATGATGGCCATGGTTCCCTTGTTATTCACACTGCTTGCGTCCATGGGTAATGTCATCACCGTCTCGGTGACACATCCACTCATCATTTTCATGATTCATCTGGTGAGTACGTTGATTCACTTGCTGGTATTCCCGTTACTCTTCTTCTCAGCTGTTCTGCATCTCGTCAGTTCATTGTCTGACAAGTACAAGCTGACACAGCTGGCAGACCTCCTGCGCAATATTAGTGTGGCACTGCTGGGTATCCTGCTGACGATGTTTTTGGGTGTAATCTCGGTTCAGGGAGCATCGGGCTCCGTAGCGGATGGAGTTAGCCTGAAGGCCGCCAAATACATCGCAGGCAACTTTGTCCCTGTCGTGGGCAGAACATTTGCGGATGCGACGGATACTGTAATTACAGCTTCTTTACTTGTCAAAAATGCAATTGGACTCACCGGAGTGATCATCATTTTGTTTCTATGTGCCTTTCCGGCACTCAAGATTCTGGCTCTTGCCTTGATATACAACGTAACTGGTGCCATTATGCAACCGCTAGGAGACACCCCGATTGTAGGATGCCTCCAGGCCATCGGCAAGAGCATGATCTACGTATTTGCGGCGCTGGCAGCCGTCGGGCTGATGTTTTTCCTGGCCATTACCATCTTGCTGACCGCGGGCAATCTGACTGTCATGATGCGCTGA
- the spoIIIAG gene encoding stage III sporulation protein AG: MKQWFKKMETWMGGGEGGARRSQTFRWLIILGLIGVGIMLFNSFVNVKKIDSENIGREPPDPATSMASIQSDPSEQNPFQAIEIAFEDKIKGVLENIVGVGTVDVMVTVDSTEELVVQRNVKDSQQLTEETDASGGKRHMTQYTRDGEIITYEIAGDQTPIVTKKLKPQIRGVLVVARGAENKVVKDLITDAVEKGLNVAAYRISVVPRKQD, translated from the coding sequence ATGAAACAATGGTTCAAAAAGATGGAAACCTGGATGGGTGGCGGAGAGGGTGGGGCAAGGCGAAGTCAAACCTTCCGCTGGCTGATTATCCTGGGTTTGATCGGGGTGGGAATCATGCTGTTCAATTCCTTCGTCAATGTCAAAAAAATTGATTCCGAAAATATCGGTCGGGAACCACCGGACCCGGCAACATCCATGGCATCCATACAGAGTGATCCGTCGGAACAGAATCCTTTTCAGGCGATCGAAATTGCATTTGAAGACAAAATCAAAGGTGTGCTGGAAAACATTGTTGGTGTGGGAACGGTTGATGTGATGGTTACCGTGGATTCCACAGAAGAATTGGTCGTTCAGCGGAACGTGAAGGATTCTCAGCAACTTACCGAAGAAACCGATGCTAGCGGGGGCAAACGGCATATGACGCAATATACCCGTGATGGCGAGATTATTACTTACGAAATAGCAGGGGATCAGACACCTATAGTGACCAAAAAGCTCAAACCGCAGATCCGTGGGGTGCTTGTGGTTGCGAGGGGTGCAGAGAACAAGGTTGTGAAGGACCTGATAACCGATGCTGTGGAAAAAGGACTGAATGTGGCAGCCTACCGGATCTCGGTTGTACCGCGCAAACAAGACTAA
- the accB gene encoding acetyl-CoA carboxylase biotin carboxyl carrier protein translates to MFKLSEIKELIKLVDESSVQELEIENEGSRLSIRKPGKTEYVQAAAMQPQMIAAPQVQPAAVVSEAAPQVDTTSHLHKIVSPMVGTFYRASSPEAGPFVSAGDKVVEKTTVCIIEAMKLMNELDADIKGEIVEVLVENGQLVEYGQPLFLVKPE, encoded by the coding sequence ATGTTTAAATTGAGTGAAATCAAAGAACTGATTAAACTGGTAGATGAAAGTTCCGTTCAAGAGTTGGAAATTGAAAATGAAGGATCACGGTTATCAATCCGCAAACCGGGCAAAACGGAGTATGTTCAAGCAGCTGCTATGCAACCGCAAATGATTGCTGCTCCGCAAGTACAGCCGGCAGCAGTGGTAAGTGAGGCTGCACCGCAGGTCGATACTACAAGTCATTTACATAAAATTGTATCTCCGATGGTAGGTACTTTTTACAGAGCTTCCTCGCCGGAAGCGGGTCCTTTTGTGAGCGCTGGTGATAAAGTTGTTGAGAAAACAACGGTATGTATCATCGAAGCTATGAAGCTGATGAACGAGCTTGATGCGGACATCAAGGGAGAAATCGTTGAAGTGCTGGTTGAGAACGGACAGCTGGTCGAGTATGGGCAGCCCCTTTTCCTGGTGAAACCGGAATAA
- the spoIIIAF gene encoding stage III sporulation protein AF yields the protein MGWLSNWLQDLIMIVLLATFVDMLLPNRSMERYVKLVLSLLILLTLLSPITKLLKSDPVGELKRAMSAMDAPSNGNATLEQILAQGKRLQSNEQEQSLQWTAKELANVMKGQIEETTGARVRSVEVQLAMSKYETEMEAASSVELPVIQRVLVEMAGGGAEGEVKAGQQEVAANTQPIFGTDTESEKDKSHQIQQPIQIGQIEVPDVQIDVSRGQRDGNEASSEPVIRDQADETKQQGVTSTRSEHAVQIITLLTEKWDVDANNVQVTEPKSAEVL from the coding sequence ATGGGGTGGCTGAGCAACTGGCTCCAGGATTTGATTATGATCGTTCTGCTAGCGACTTTTGTGGATATGTTGTTGCCCAATCGATCCATGGAACGTTATGTCAAGCTTGTGCTGAGCCTTCTCATCCTGCTGACCCTTTTATCACCCATAACCAAGCTACTCAAAAGTGATCCGGTTGGCGAACTGAAACGGGCAATGTCTGCAATGGATGCTCCATCGAATGGGAATGCGACACTCGAACAGATATTAGCTCAGGGCAAACGGCTACAATCCAATGAACAGGAACAATCCTTACAATGGACAGCCAAAGAACTGGCTAATGTCATGAAAGGTCAGATTGAAGAAACAACAGGAGCGAGGGTGCGGTCCGTAGAGGTACAGCTGGCCATGAGTAAATATGAAACCGAGATGGAAGCTGCCTCATCAGTCGAACTGCCTGTGATCCAGCGTGTGTTGGTCGAGATGGCCGGAGGGGGTGCAGAAGGAGAAGTGAAAGCAGGACAGCAAGAAGTCGCTGCTAACACACAACCCATATTTGGAACAGACACAGAATCCGAGAAGGATAAATCACATCAAATACAACAGCCCATCCAGATCGGTCAGATTGAAGTGCCTGATGTACAGATTGATGTGAGTAGAGGGCAACGTGATGGAAATGAAGCGTCTTCCGAGCCTGTTATACGTGATCAGGCAGATGAGACGAAGCAGCAAGGTGTGACATCCACAAGGTCCGAACATGCGGTGCAGATTATTACATTGTTGACTGAAAAGTGGGATGTTGATGCAAACAACGTTCAAGTGACAGAACCAAAAAGTGCTGAAGTGCTCTGA
- the spoIIIAA gene encoding stage III sporulation protein AA, with protein MKVNWRELFPEPIRTILGRMPPALLEQVEEVRIREGRPLEINAGNTYHFLTPQGCPTGNPEEAYVPQKEVTHRLLDLISNHSLYTLEEELRKGFITIPGGHRIGLAGRTVLSGGRVEYLRDINGFNVRVAREVHGVADRILPYLLDMKSGQVLHTLILSPPQQGKTTLLRDLARQISSGTKLTGGTELVQGIRPRLKVGIVDERSEIAGSYKGVPGFDVGPRTDVMDGCPKAEGMMMMLRSMSPDVLIVDEIGRPEDAEAVMEALHAGVSVIATAHGRDLSELSARPALRTLITEQMFQRYVQLQRTSRGMTFRLADGKMRGLQQTGAGGEAFG; from the coding sequence ATGAAGGTGAACTGGAGGGAACTTTTTCCGGAACCGATCCGAACCATTCTCGGAAGAATGCCACCCGCTCTATTGGAACAAGTGGAGGAAGTACGTATTCGTGAAGGCAGACCCCTGGAGATTAATGCAGGCAACACATACCACTTCCTGACACCTCAAGGTTGTCCGACCGGGAATCCTGAAGAAGCGTATGTTCCTCAGAAAGAAGTGACGCACAGGTTGCTGGACCTGATCAGTAACCATTCACTTTATACATTGGAAGAGGAACTGCGCAAAGGGTTCATCACCATACCTGGGGGACATCGAATTGGGCTTGCTGGACGAACGGTACTAAGCGGTGGGCGTGTCGAATACCTGCGTGACATCAACGGGTTTAACGTTCGGGTAGCCCGTGAGGTACATGGAGTAGCTGATCGTATTCTTCCTTATCTTCTCGATATGAAGAGCGGACAGGTCCTGCACACGTTGATCCTATCACCACCACAACAAGGGAAAACGACGTTGCTGCGAGATCTGGCGAGACAAATTAGCAGTGGTACAAAGCTTACAGGGGGAACTGAACTGGTTCAGGGAATACGTCCGCGGCTGAAAGTGGGCATTGTGGATGAAAGGTCCGAAATCGCTGGCAGCTACAAAGGAGTGCCTGGCTTCGACGTAGGTCCCCGAACAGATGTGATGGACGGTTGTCCGAAGGCTGAGGGCATGATGATGATGCTTCGCTCCATGTCGCCTGATGTCCTGATTGTGGACGAGATCGGTCGTCCGGAGGATGCCGAAGCGGTGATGGAAGCCCTGCATGCAGGAGTCTCAGTGATTGCGACTGCGCATGGCCGTGACCTATCGGAGCTGTCGGCCAGACCCGCACTCAGAACCTTAATTACGGAGCAGATGTTTCAACGTTATGTCCAGCTGCAACGGACGAGCCGGGGCATGACCTTTCGGCTGGCTGATGGCAAAATGCGTGGGTTGCAGCAGACCGGGGCAGGAGGTGAAGCCTTTGGTTAA
- the spoIIIAD gene encoding stage III sporulation protein AD gives MEIIQVVGLALIATVLILVIKEQKPMFAFLIAAATGIVIFMLLIGKIGAVIEVLKRLAENSGMESIYLKTVLKIIGIAYIAEFGAQIVRDAGQESIASKIELAGKVLILVLAIPIISIIIETVMKLMPV, from the coding sequence GTGGAAATTATCCAAGTTGTAGGTTTGGCGCTCATCGCAACAGTGCTCATTCTGGTCATTAAGGAACAGAAACCGATGTTTGCCTTTCTGATTGCTGCCGCGACCGGCATTGTCATCTTCATGTTGTTGATTGGCAAAATCGGAGCAGTCATCGAAGTGTTGAAGCGGCTTGCCGAGAATTCAGGCATGGAAAGTATTTATCTGAAAACGGTGCTGAAAATTATTGGCATAGCGTACATCGCTGAATTTGGCGCACAGATTGTCAGGGATGCAGGTCAGGAGAGCATTGCGTCCAAGATCGAATTGGCTGGTAAGGTACTGATCCTTGTACTTGCTATACCGATCATCAGCATTATTATCGAAACCGTCATGAAGCTGATGCCGGTGTAG
- a CDS encoding SpoIIIAH-like family protein, producing the protein MNNKRQTVWLVSMLSLMVILSAYYLFTEDSGPVNAPVADSQQVDGIKQGEAKETAGILDPTEGLVVNEVVNSGEVESDPSAAGAVEEPAATEGKEAGNTEKTPAVEPGENKGEAGKETNKETDKGATTTPETDGQAGGTATKTDEEVLKEMEEQNTTASASSQFQNYQWQREESNNRKYEELMTVAGDLSKTPEENAKATEQLRTLEEKEAKITGIEETLSQQFANAIVEEDADKYKVVVLSDKLDVKQAVSIVDLVMKELAVSQNKISVQYVTEQ; encoded by the coding sequence ATGAATAACAAACGTCAAACGGTATGGCTCGTTTCCATGCTGAGTCTGATGGTCATTTTGTCCGCGTATTATCTGTTCACTGAGGATTCCGGTCCAGTCAACGCGCCGGTGGCTGACAGTCAGCAAGTGGATGGAATCAAGCAAGGGGAAGCAAAGGAGACGGCAGGTATTCTTGATCCTACAGAAGGTTTGGTTGTGAATGAAGTGGTGAATAGCGGCGAAGTTGAAAGTGATCCAAGTGCGGCTGGCGCTGTGGAAGAACCGGCGGCTACGGAAGGTAAAGAAGCTGGAAATACAGAGAAAACACCTGCTGTCGAACCAGGCGAGAATAAGGGTGAGGCAGGCAAAGAAACCAACAAAGAGACCGACAAAGGGGCAACAACTACACCGGAGACAGACGGTCAGGCAGGCGGCACTGCAACCAAGACAGATGAGGAAGTCCTCAAGGAAATGGAAGAGCAGAATACGACAGCATCTGCGAGCAGCCAGTTCCAGAACTACCAGTGGCAACGTGAGGAAAGCAACAATCGTAAGTATGAGGAACTGATGACCGTGGCAGGTGATCTGAGCAAAACGCCAGAGGAGAATGCCAAAGCAACGGAGCAACTCCGTACACTGGAAGAAAAAGAAGCTAAAATCACTGGCATTGAGGAGACGCTCTCTCAACAGTTCGCTAATGCGATCGTTGAAGAAGATGCCGACAAGTATAAAGTTGTGGTTCTCAGTGACAAACTGGATGTAAAACAGGCGGTATCCATTGTAGATCTGGTTATGAAAGAATTGGCGGTTTCACAGAACAAAATCAGCGTGCAATACGTCACAGAACAGTAA
- the accC gene encoding acetyl-CoA carboxylase biotin carboxylase subunit — MKFQKILIANRGEIAVRIIRACREIGISTVAVYSEADKDSLHVRLADEAYCIGPTLSKDSYLNFTNLMSVATLTECDAIHPGYGFLAENADFAEICESCNITFIGPSPEAITKMGDKAVAKQTMKDAGVPVIPGSDGLVENMDEAIMIARDIGYPIIIKATAGGGGKGIRIAEDEETLIKQITAAQQEAQKAFGNAGVYLEKFLTGMKHVEIQIIADKHGNAAHLGERDCSVQRRRQKLVEEAPCPILSEDVRTLMGEAAVRAALAVDYSGAGTLEFLLSPNGEFYFMEMNTRIQVEHPVTEMVTGVDLIREMISVAEGNPLSFRQEDVVINGWSIECRINAEDPDRNFMPSPGKIGFYLAPGGPGVRVDSAAYPGYTISPFYDSMIAKLIVWGANREEAIAKMKRALGEFAIEGISTTIPFHQKLLEHPTFIRGDFDIKFLEENEI, encoded by the coding sequence ATGAAATTTCAAAAAATACTGATTGCGAACCGTGGAGAGATTGCGGTACGTATTATTCGTGCCTGCCGTGAAATCGGTATCTCAACGGTAGCCGTCTATTCGGAAGCGGACAAGGATTCTCTGCATGTTCGTCTTGCAGATGAGGCTTATTGTATCGGACCGACACTGTCTAAGGACAGTTACCTCAACTTCACAAACCTGATGAGTGTAGCCACGCTGACGGAATGTGATGCAATCCACCCTGGTTATGGTTTTTTGGCGGAGAATGCTGATTTTGCGGAAATTTGTGAGTCTTGCAATATTACGTTTATTGGACCTTCTCCTGAAGCCATCACCAAAATGGGTGACAAGGCTGTTGCCAAACAGACGATGAAAGATGCAGGAGTACCTGTTATTCCTGGATCAGACGGCCTTGTTGAAAATATGGATGAAGCCATCATGATTGCTAGAGATATCGGATATCCTATCATTATCAAAGCTACTGCTGGTGGCGGAGGTAAGGGAATTCGTATTGCCGAAGATGAAGAAACGCTGATTAAGCAGATTACCGCTGCTCAGCAGGAAGCACAAAAGGCATTTGGCAATGCAGGTGTATATCTGGAGAAATTCCTGACAGGTATGAAACACGTGGAAATTCAGATCATTGCTGATAAACACGGAAATGCAGCACATTTGGGAGAGCGTGATTGCTCGGTTCAGCGTCGTCGCCAGAAATTGGTAGAAGAAGCTCCGTGTCCGATTCTCTCCGAAGATGTGCGTACACTGATGGGTGAAGCTGCGGTACGTGCTGCCCTTGCTGTGGATTACTCGGGAGCGGGTACATTGGAGTTCCTGCTCAGCCCGAATGGCGAGTTCTATTTCATGGAGATGAATACGCGTATTCAGGTAGAGCACCCGGTAACTGAGATGGTTACTGGCGTGGATCTGATCCGTGAGATGATCTCGGTAGCTGAAGGCAACCCACTCTCATTCCGTCAGGAAGACGTGGTTATCAATGGCTGGTCCATTGAATGTCGTATTAATGCAGAAGATCCGGACCGTAACTTTATGCCATCACCAGGCAAAATCGGATTCTACCTTGCACCGGGAGGACCTGGCGTTCGGGTAGATAGTGCTGCTTATCCGGGTTATACCATTTCACCTTTCTATGACTCCATGATTGCAAAATTGATTGTGTGGGGAGCGAATCGTGAAGAGGCGATTGCCAAGATGAAACGTGCGCTTGGGGAATTTGCAATTGAAGGCATATCTACAACTATTCCTTTCCATCAGAAATTGCTGGAGCACCCAACGTTCATTCGTGGTGACTTTGATATCAAATTTCTTGAAGAAAACGAGATTTAA
- the spoIIIAC gene encoding stage III sporulation protein AC has translation MNLEVNAIFQIAGIGIIIAMIHTVLKQMGKEDMAHWVTVIGFVVVLFMVVRMLDSLLQEIKSIFLFQ, from the coding sequence ATGAATCTAGAAGTGAACGCAATCTTTCAAATTGCGGGTATCGGAATCATCATCGCCATGATTCACACGGTACTGAAACAAATGGGAAAGGAAGATATGGCTCACTGGGTGACCGTAATCGGATTTGTCGTTGTATTGTTCATGGTGGTCCGTATGCTGGACAGCCTGCTACAAGAGATCAAATCGATATTTCTTTTTCAATGA